A DNA window from Oleomonas cavernae contains the following coding sequences:
- a CDS encoding HD domain-containing protein, with product MDQLLAQAGLDLKAEPFVVVPGHTARRAARSITEAYTRLEAVSGEKLGPIVLCLLEGYGFGENHPYAKAAMPIAAAIEARDTPQPVNPYHNAHHTLEVVLNAHYLAARNDVVAINIRLTQREHALLCLAALIHDFEHDGTMNGKQRFRLEQLANDTAAPYFQAAGISGEDQAAIKVMVLATDPAGPNLYMKALHSQAFYQAPAPEPATAFTELAPLAQDLRLLRLAGLLNDADLMSSAGLSLDYARRQSDKLGAEGGRYLDCNDMLRFLNHIVGGSFTTGAGRFFNLNMSLIKSFSELGMSSSNDGIDAPLIRP from the coding sequence ATGGACCAACTCCTCGCCCAAGCCGGCCTTGACCTCAAAGCCGAGCCCTTTGTGGTGGTGCCCGGCCACACCGCGCGGCGTGCGGCCCGCTCGATCACCGAGGCCTATACGCGCCTGGAAGCCGTCTCCGGCGAGAAGCTCGGTCCGATCGTGCTGTGCCTGCTCGAGGGGTACGGCTTTGGCGAGAATCACCCTTATGCCAAGGCGGCGATGCCGATCGCCGCGGCGATCGAGGCGCGGGATACGCCCCAGCCGGTCAACCCCTACCACAATGCCCATCACACCCTGGAAGTGGTGCTGAATGCCCATTATCTGGCGGCGCGCAACGATGTCGTGGCGATCAATATCCGCCTGACCCAGCGCGAACACGCGCTGCTGTGCCTGGCGGCTCTGATCCACGATTTCGAGCATGACGGGACGATGAACGGCAAGCAGCGCTTCCGGTTGGAGCAACTGGCCAACGATACCGCTGCGCCTTATTTCCAGGCGGCTGGGATCAGCGGCGAGGACCAGGCGGCGATCAAGGTCATGGTCCTGGCGACCGATCCTGCCGGCCCCAACCTCTACATGAAGGCGTTGCACAGCCAGGCCTTCTACCAGGCGCCAGCGCCCGAGCCGGCGACCGCTTTTACAGAACTGGCGCCGCTGGCACAGGATCTGCGCCTGCTGCGCCTCGCCGGGCTGCTGAACGATGCCGACCTGATGTCGTCGGCGGGGCTGAGCCTCGACTACGCCCGCCGGCAATCGGACAAGCTGGGTGCCGAAGGCGGGCGCTACCTCGACTGCAACGACATGCTGCGCTTCCTCAACCACATCGTGGGCGGCAGCTTTACGACCGGGGCGGGCCGCTTCTTCAATCTCAACATGTCGCTGATCAAGTCGTT